Sequence from the Chelonoidis abingdonii isolate Lonesome George chromosome 16, CheloAbing_2.0, whole genome shotgun sequence genome:
GGACTGGTGGCAGGGACAAGGACGTGGTTGGGGCCTGGTAGGACATGACTGGTAGGGTGGGACGAGGATGGAGTTGTGGTCCCCAGAATGGGAAGGGTGCGGGTGGGACGAGGACAGGCTGGGGTCCCGCAGAACAGGACTGGCAGGGGAAGGATAAGGACGGGGTTTGGGTcccagacagaggtgaaagtaagctggtacgagCCAGTACGCTGTACTGGCAAGAGCCCGTATGCTGtgccggactggaccagcttccccagcggtgatttaaagggctcggggcagcagccccgggccctttaaatcaccgccggagctccggcagccaggcttgATCagggatttaaagagcctggagctccggccgctgcggggagcctgggccctttaaagcaccaccggagctccggcagcggggctcaggcagcgctttaaagggccagggttCCCCATAGTGgccggagctctgggccctttaattcacccctgagccccaggactcccagctgcctcttcagctggtagctccagggtgatttaaaggtcctggggctctcAGCCACAGCCGGAGGCCAAGGACCTTTAAATACTGAAGgaccccacctcttctggttgaggccacgccccactcaggactccagcataccagtaagtccttcaagttactttcacccctggttccAGAGAACAGGACTGGTGGGGGCGGGATGAGGATGAGGTTGGCTGATGTCCCAGAGAACGGGACTGGCAGGGGATGGGATGAGGACCGGGTTGGGATCCCACAATACAGAACTGGCTGGGACAGGatgaggaaggggttggggtCCCCTAGACACAGGACTGGCGGGGGTGGGACAAGGACAGGGTTGGGATCTCGTAGGCACAGAACTGGTGGGATGGGGGACGAGGATGTGGTTGGGGTCTCCATAGAAATGGACTGGCAGGGGGAATGAGGATGGGGTTGGGGTCCTGTAGAACGGGACTAGTGGGAGCACGACGAGGATGGGGTTGTGGTCCCTATAGAACAGGAATGAGGACAGGGTTGGGGTCCCATAGAACAGGGATGGCAGAGAGGACGGGGTCCCATAGAGACAGGACTGGCGGGGGTGGGACAAGGACATGGTTGGGATCCCATAGAACAGGACTGGAGGGCGTGGGACAAGGATGTGGTCGAGGTCCCTCATAGAAAGGGACTAGAGATGGGGGACAAGGATGGGGGTTGGAACTCTGTAGAAAAGGCCTGGTGGTCAGGAGAGGATGGGGTTGGGGTCCCATAGAACAGGGCTGGCAGGGGCGGGATGAGGCAGAGTTGGAGCCCTGTCCAACAGGACTGAcgtgaggtggggggaggggatggggataAGGTTGAGATCAAGTAGAACAGGACTGGCAGGGGCGGGATGAGAACAGGTTGGGGTTCCATAGAACAGGCTGGTAGGTGTGGGATGAGGACGGTGTTGGCGTGGCACAGAAGAGGACTGGTGGGTGGGGACGAGGTCAGGGTTGAGATCCCATACAACGTGGCTTGCAGGGATGGGACGAGGATGGAGTTGGGGTCCCATAGAACTGGACTGGCGGGGGTGGGACAAGAACTGACTGCGATCTTGTAGAACAGGGGGgatgggacagggtgggggcaagGCAAGGTCACAGTTGGAGTCCCACAGAACAGGACTGGCAGGGGCAGGCTAAGGACAGGGTTGGAGCCCAAGAGAACAGGACTGGTGGGGGCAGGATGGTGACGGGGTTGGCGTCCTGTAGAACAGGACTGATGGGCACGGGACGAGGACAGAGTTGGGGCCCTGTAGAACatgactggtggtggtggtggaacgAGGATGGTGTTGGGGGGGTCCCATATAACAGGGCCGGCGAGGGTGGGATTGGTCAGTGTCCCACAGAACAGGACTGGCGGGGGTGAGGTTTACGAGGATGGGGTTGGGATCCTGTAGAAGAGCATGAGGATGGGGTTGGGGTCCCACAaaacagggctgctggggggaggggatgaggatGGAGTAGGGACCCCACAGAACAGGGCTGGCGGAGGCAGGACAAAGACAGGTTGGGGTCCCCGTAGAAcaggggtgatggtggtggtggtgggatgaAGATGGGTTTGGCCAGGGTTCCACATAACAGGACTGATGGGGTGGTGTGACAAGGATGGAGTTTGGGTCCTGTGGAGCGGGGCTGCTGAGGggagaggatgaggatggagttgGGGTCCCATAGAGCGGGACTGGAGGAGGCAGAATGAGGACAGGGTTGGGATCCCATACAACAGGGCTGGTGGGGATGGGATGAAGACTTGGTTGGGATCCTGTACaacagggctgggagagggggagggagacagggtTGGGGTCCCACAGAACAGGGCCGGCAGGGGAGGGATGAGGATAGTTTGGGATTAAGTAGAACAGGGCGGAGGGCAGATGACGAGGACTGGGTCGGGGCTGCCATAGAACAGAACTGGCAGGAACTATTGTTTTTGTCTCTCCCACTGAGCGGTCTCTcaagtgggggtgggagtgtggggggtCTGTGCAGCAGGGGCTCTGCGGGGGCTGTGTGagggtgagtcttgcccacatgggCTCCTCCGTTCCATTGGCTCTCAGGAGTGGGTTTGTGAGTGGGACTCTGAGTGAGCACTACACTGGTTCTGGAGCCAGGtgcccagcagtgcccccagacgAGAGAGCCTCACCCGCCTGGGAGATGTCATCCCAATAAGGCGGGTCGAATTCGTAGTCGCCAGCCAGGATCTTGCGGAAGAGATTCTTGTCGTGGTTCTCATAGTCGTCCTCTTCCACCTCCTCATAAAAGGGTGGGTTCCCTGACAGCCTGCATGGGGTGAGAACATCAGGGCAGTGAGCACGCCTGGCCTCGCCCAGTGCTGACTACACCATGGCTCCACTTACCCCATCACTGCCACCTTGTGCGCAGGTTGTGCTGCTGTGTAAGGGACACAGGGCCCAGGGCACTGAGTGTCTGGCCTCCTTCCCCAGGGCCCCTCTGGCTGCCTTCCCTGGGACCCCTTTGtctccagcccccttccccagggcccctccagctcccctccctggggtctAGGGACCCTTGGTCTCCGGCCTTCTTCCCCAGAGTCCAGGCCCAGGCCCTGGTTGTTGGCTCACTCTCTCAACTAGTTTCCTGGATGTGGCCTCTGGCTGTCACCCCTCCACCATGTCCTTGACTCTACAGCCCAGTCTGTGTCCATCGTCCCTGTCCCACCACAATATCAGCTTCCTGGCCCAGCCTCTAGCTCCACCCCATACTGATCTCTCCAACCACAAGCCCCCCCACAAGCCCATCTTCTGCTCCCTGGCACAGTCTCTGGCCGGACCCATCCTCAGCCAGCCCCCAACCCCTGCAAGCCAGGCTCAGAATTCCAGGACCCTGCTCTGCATTCCCCTCCTCATACTTACAAGATGTACATGATGACACCAATAGCCCAGCAGTCCACAGGCCGTCCATACCGCTGGCGTCCCACCACCTCCGGAGCTGCAACGGCCCAACAGCAAGGTGAGCCCTGTGCAGTGCTGCCGGCGGGTGCCCAGACCATTACGCACAGCAGCCCCCACCTTGGACGTTCCCATGGCAGCAGTGGTGCAAGTGCCAGTTGGGATCTGGCTAGCTAGGGCTATGTCTCATTCCCCTGCTCCCTTCTGCCTGCCATTTTGGGCCTCACCTTGGGCATGTCCgcactgcagctggcagtgaacctcctggcccaggaagatTCTCTCTGGCCACGAGACTGTGCCTGGACTCCCCCTCTGTGGGCTAGCACAGGCacccagcctcagctcctggctccCCCAGCCATTGCCTCTCTTGGGTGGGAGACCCATGTCTCTCCCTTCTCATCGGGGTATTTCCAAGCTGTTCAGCTCTCTGCCTACATGGTGACATCCCCAGCAAGAGACAGGCTGCCTCAGCAGGCCtgcctcactcctctccccaagCTGGTACACAGTATAACTGCCACGGTGACTTTACCACCCGGCCCTTGTGAAGCAAGCCCATTGATTCTTGAGGGAAAAGCATcacacagagaggaaaagaacCTACACTCGAGCTACTAAGCTTTCCAGTGGTCCCcaagctccagcatgggcttGGGCAGGTGAGCAGCCCTTCCAACGCCATCATGGGATTTCCTTGTGCTTCCCAGTTCATAACACCCTTTGCTCAGAACAAGCCCACAGTTGTGTGGGGCATCAGTGAGCCAAAGTCCTTCCAGCCCTAACTAAGGATCAGGGTCTGCCATAGACCAGAGGTCCTTCTCATTAGTGGAGCCAGGAGGAAGGCTCTAGGTCCAGTGTAATTCAGGCTATTTAACCAAAAACCCTCCTGTGTCtcttggtccctggagaatccggTGTGAGCCTCTCTCCCGGTAGGGGAAGCTCATtggaggtgttacaacctgagtgaatttgcctgaTCACCCTCAGTGCTCTTAGCTCCTGGAGGGCTCTGGCCTTGCTCCTCTTTGTGGGCAGCTGCCCCCTTTCTGAGCAGCCCATCAATGCTCCTGGGTTACTGTGCCCATGCTCTCTGTGGACTGTGGGAACCTCTTCCATCGAGGAGAGGGAGCTCAAAACTTTCCAGAGAGAAAGCCCCTGCTTGCGCCATGCCCAGGAGGGCCCTGTGTGCATGCAGAGCCAGTGACTTCTCCCCTGGAGGAGGGTGAAGGGACCAGAACAGCTGCGGAGGGCACAGGATGGCGTGTGAAAGGAGACCTGGCTGGAGCAATCCTGGGCTGAGCCCGCTGGTAGGAGGGTTGTGGAGAAGGAAGGGGGCAGGCAGATGAGGAAGAGCTCAGGAGAATATGGATGGATCCCATTTAGCCACCACTCCCAGGtcacaaattctgctcttaggtGGCAGAAGCAAAAGGCTGGAAGGGATTTCTACCCTCATGGTTCAGGACACAATCGAGCCTTTAACTATTCCTGAGCCCCTGGAATGGGCTCTGGGGGCAGCCCTTGGGCCAGGGAGGTGAgggaggatgggaggaggaggaccgGCCTAGAATACTGAGCCCCTGGAATGGGCTCTGGGGGCAGCCCTTGGGCCAGGGAGGTGAgggaggatgggaggaggaggaccgGCCTAGAATACTGAGCCCCTGGAATGGGCTCTGGGGGCAGCCCTTGGGCCAGGGAGGTGAgggaggatgggaggaggaggaccgGCCTAGAATACTGAGCCCCTGGAATGGGCTCTGGGGGCAGCTTCTCACTCTGTAGCTCACCCTTAGTTTCTGagcaaaaaacatttaatttttgtgcCCTCTCTTGCCTAGCCTGTCCCTTGTTGCCCTTTGCCAAATGCCCCGATGCCTAGCTCGCTGTTTCTTACCTAGATACTCTGGGGTGCCACAGGGCTCCTTGATGAGGCCGTTCTCTAGCTTTGCCAGGTGGAAGTCACTGATCACAATCTTGGAGTTCTTCATGCGGTTGTAATACACCAGGTTCTCCAGCTGCAGGTCCACATGCCAAAAGAAGGGCAGGAGTGGAAGGAGAGAGCACAACTCATCCCAGGGATGGGCacactgctgtgtgtgtgggtgtcagTGATCCCTGGGCACCAAGGGGATGTCTctcccccagggctctgtgggtCAGCCAGCACCCCATCCTACCCCAGGGGAGAATGGCTCAGAGAAAAGGCCATTTGCCATATAGAGAAGCTACACTGCAGGGCACACCAGGCCGTGGAGCCACCAACCAGCCTGCAGGAGGGAGTCAGGCTATGGAGCCAAGCAGCACCTACTGGGGAGCACAATGAGGTATGCCCCCAGAGCTGCTTCCCTGGAGAGGAATGAGTGTGGGGAGCCCCATTAGAGCTCGATTGCTCATGATGGCTGGGGACTGCGAGGGTAGATGGGGCCTGCAGGTAACAGACCATCCTGGGGCATGCAGGCCAGTGGGGGAGCTGGCTGACTGACCTTGAGGTTCCTGTGCACAATCTTGAGTGAATGCAGGTAAGCGACGGCCTCCAGCACTTGTCGGATGACATTGCTGGTGTCCCTCTCAGAGTAATAACCCTGATCCAGGATCCAGTCAAACACCTCCCGGCCCGTGGCCCTGCAGTAGTGGAAAAAGCCCACACCTGAGAGAGCAGCAGGGTCAGGCCTTTGCCCTGAGGAGCAGGCCTTGTACCCAACACACCCCAAGCTATGGCTGGAGCACCCGAAGACCCGCATGAGCACCCCAGATGCTGCAGGATCTCAGAACCTTCCCCATCCATCAATAGCagctgccccaggctgcagaggcagctgggtccCGGGCTTGGTTAGGAAAGGCAGGAGGCATGGCAAGGGAAGAGGAGTTGTCCGGGATCCAGCCTAGCCAGAGGCAGGACACAGCACATGTCTCATCAGAGTGCCAGATCTTAGAGCTGCAGGTAATACTATGGAGCAGCCCCTGCATTTCTGGGTGCTCAGCTGAAAACGCCCAAGTGCCTGCTGTCAAGAGTTTCAGTGAAGttggccaatcctcgcccacccAAGAAGCATGCTCACAGCAGGGACTTGACCATTCCTGACAGCTCCCCACAGCAGGTTGCAGCTGAATCTGTCGAGGAGTACGAATCAGCCTCCCGAGTGAGTCACCACAGATCCTCCGACATTCCCAGCATGGTTCTTTCTCCTGTATTGCCCGTGGGATAATGAAGGATCCCAGACCTAGGTTAATTGAGGGCTCCAGCCCTCTGTACATGGAAATCAGCAAGTCCTGTGCTGCCGGCCATAAGCTGCCCTGGCTGTGGCACACAGCCAATCGTTGGCCCAGAGCTGAGCTGCAGTTCTCAGCAGGAGCTGCCTCTAGACTAAACTGCTAACGAGTGAAGCATCTGGCCATGGggcaagatcaggcccagaaGGGGAGCCAGGCCGGCTTTGTGGGGCAGGTCTGCATAGAGACAGCCTCCCAGAAGGAGAAAGGGGCTTCTGGGAATTACCCAGGGGGTGTCTGGTGTGGCTGCCCCAGACACTTGCCTGGGGAATAGCAGTGGAGGGGTTACAGCCATAGCAAGCTCCCACTGGGACCCCAGAGCGAGGGTctctctggggagagggaggggcccTGTCAGAGCCAGCTGGGGCCAATCTTGCAGCTGCCGGGTACCAGGCAGCACTGACTTACAGTTCAAGGAAGATGAAGTACTCTTTGCGGGTGACGTATACGTCCACCAGCTGCAAGATGTTGGGGTGCTTCACCCTGGGGGCACAGAGTGAGAGAAAATGGGGTTAGCGGACTCTGCCCAGcacagcaccacatccctgcggtACCTGCCTGTGCCAGGACACAGACTCTGCTCCCTACTCTGCTCCCACTAGGGCAGGGCAGGCACTGGAGGCTCTTGGGGGAGCCATGCAGGTcagaggggagagaaggctggGGAGGCTGAGCCACGGGAGAGCTGGGTACGACAGTGGACAGGGCAGAGAGAGCACCTAGCACCACACAGGCTGGGCAATATCCCTCGCTCAACTGTGGCTGGCTCCCTCTACCAGCTGCTCAGAACCccttcctctggctccccccacaGTCCCTTAGGGTCTCCCattggaggaaggggaggagctggagaCAAAGGCTGACTGATTGGTTGAGACGGAAGGTGTCAACTGACCCCACCCACCCAGCAGCAGGACGGAGACTGGTGGGTGGGGACCAGGGATCCCGCCGCAGCTCAAGCTCTGCCAGGACTCCCTGGTGCCCCCGCCTCTGAGTCAGGCTGGCCTGGGGGCTGACGCACCAGCTGGACTCTGCCTCAAACTGGCCAAGGGCCTAGGCCAGACCCTCCCCTCTGTGCCCACCTTAACCCAATCCAGAGCCTGCCACCATGCCTGCCCATGCCTtttggggagctggggctgggcaacATGCATTGCATGTCCAGCAGAAGGGGGCATGGGGATGAAGCCGACTGCCAGCACCTAAGGAAGGGGGGCATTGGATACGCCTGGCCACACAGCCACATGGGCAGGGCTGCGGGGATAGGGGAAACTCAGGCTACCTTCTGTGTCTAGCCTCATCTCCCCACTGTAATACACACCCTGTCTCCCCTCTCAGTCCTCACTATACtgcctgcagtgggggaggcaaAAAGTACCCATTGACTGGCAAAGGGTACTGTGGGCATGTCCCAAGAAGGAAGGGCTCTTCTATAAGTTGGTACTGGTCACACATGGAGGTCAGCTTGTGAGTGAGATGCAGTGCTAGGTCAGCCTAGCCCAAGGGACCAGAGGTACAACAAAAGGTGCCATAGGGCTTCCCTACCCAGCCTTCCCAGCATCGAAGCAGGCGACATTGGGGGCCCACAGACGGAAAAGTGCAGTTACATGTAGAAAAGGCCTGTTGTCAGTAGGTATGCCCTGAGCAGGGGGCCCGTTAGGAGGAGACCAGGTTAGCAGAGCCTGGTCAGGTCATGTCATGGCTTCAGCAGACGTAGCTCCCACTGGTACATCTGTCCCCCTCTGTTGGCTGGCCCGCAAAAAGAGGATAAGAGTCTACTACAGCTGCTAGCTAACAGAGTTACTCCTGTAGTATACACAGCAGGGACTCATGCTGTTAATGCTGACAGCTTCAGGCTCAAACCCCAGGATGGGAAGCTACAGTGACTCACATTTTCAGGATGATGATCTCATTCTTGGCCGCCTTCCGCACCTTCCGACCATCTCTCTTCAGGAACTTCTTGCATGTGTAGAGCTTTCCCGTCGCCTTCTCTTTGGCCCTGAATATTTCACAGAATTCCTCCCTGAGGAAAGAATCAGCATGGGCCCTGTTAGGACTATTCCAGATTGCCCCATGTGGGGCTAGTGCTGGCAAGAAGCCCTGTGTGTTACCTTCTGGGAGGGAAGTGCAAGGATCAGCTTCCCTTACTGCTACCTTGGTGCCCAAATCATGCTGTCAGAGTACAGGTCGGTGTGGTGGCATGCATCAAACCTAGCATCAAAGTGCTATCCGTGTGCCACCAGCTACCCAACCAATGCTGCAAGGGGCATACACTACGGGATGCAGGGCACGTGGGAGCATGCacatgtggggggaaggaggagaagagttAAGGTTACTTGGGTGCTACCTCTATGTTGTCATGGCTttcagcagcacactcaccctaCCATGGTGGAAGGAGCCTCCCTGCACTTAGAGAAATTCCAGCACCAGACAAAATTGCTGCAATGTGAAAGTGAGGCTGCGACTCCTCCCTCCAGCACAGGAGCCCCCACCTGGGCTGAGACTCCCACAGGACACTGCTTCTCTTACAGGGAGGGAGCTCTGGACCTCAGTCCTGCTTCTCCAGGCTTTGCCATCATCTTCTGGGAAGgagagtttttttttgtttgtttgtttgttttttaaaaacagctgaaACTCACATGCTACATTGGAAGTGccgtctcccctgcccccccagaaaGCCAGCTAAGAGCAGCAAGGAAATGGGTGTCTAATGCCATGAACTCCCCTCCTCTGCTTGGAATGGACTCTGCCTAGCATCATGCTTGCAACACACTCACCACTGCTCCCAGG
This genomic interval carries:
- the CAMKV gene encoding caM kinase-like vesicle-associated protein, whose amino-acid sequence is MPFGCVTLGDKKDYNQPSEVTDRYDLGQVIKTEEFCEIFRAKEKATGKLYTCKKFLKRDGRKVRKAAKNEIIILKMVKHPNILQLVDVYVTRKEYFIFLELATGREVFDWILDQGYYSERDTSNVIRQVLEAVAYLHSLKIVHRNLKLENLVYYNRMKNSKIVISDFHLAKLENGLIKEPCGTPEYLAPEVVGRQRYGRPVDCWAIGVIMYILLSGNPPFYEEVEEDDYENHDKNLFRKILAGDYEFDPPYWDDISQAAKELVTRLMEVDQDQRITAEEAISHEWISGNAASDKNIKDGVCAQIEKNFARAKWKKAVRVTTLMKRLRAPEQAEPAKPTLPAAAMPDSAASPAPTTAAAPDNTAPTVGSLATCNGEEATAPSATPEAWTEETG